From Jeotgalibaca dankookensis, one genomic window encodes:
- a CDS encoding amidohydrolase, with translation MKTLIKNVRILTMDASFTCYELGYLVIKDDTFIDIGAMTDLGADHYDHIIDGKGAIALPGMINVHTHIGMIPFRSLGDDTPDRLTRFLFPLENACMTEQLAYQSGKYAIAEMQLAGITTFCDMYYFEEALAQATDEMGSRAILAETVLETSPDTDYPYGGLKIVEGFIPKYLNHSLITPAIAPHAPYTNTEESLSQVAALSSRYNIPLSIHLSEMTFEMDKYQNEYGKTPIAYLADLGILNSRVLAAHCIFATPTDIQILKKKDVAVAHCIGANTKSAKGIAPIQAMLDAGIRVGLGTDGPSSGNTLDLFTQMRMLANFHKTHLKNRAAFPARDIVRLATMGGAEALGMSDQIGSIEFGKKADLILIETESVNMFPIFDPYAVLVYSAHVGNVQDVFINGEQVVANKTLTQANLGELRASLDTEMIDFRKEVAARKE, from the coding sequence ATGAAAACACTCATTAAAAACGTTAGAATTCTTACGATGGATGCGTCTTTTACTTGTTATGAATTGGGTTATCTGGTTATAAAGGATGATACCTTTATAGATATTGGGGCCATGACTGATTTAGGAGCGGATCACTACGACCATATTATTGACGGCAAGGGCGCTATCGCTTTACCTGGTATGATCAATGTGCATACACATATCGGTATGATTCCTTTTCGCTCTCTTGGCGATGATACACCAGATCGGTTAACGCGCTTTTTATTTCCCTTAGAAAACGCATGTATGACGGAGCAGTTAGCCTACCAGAGCGGTAAATATGCGATTGCTGAAATGCAATTAGCTGGTATTACAACTTTTTGTGACATGTATTATTTCGAAGAGGCACTGGCGCAAGCGACTGATGAAATGGGGTCACGGGCGATTCTGGCTGAAACAGTTTTAGAAACAAGTCCGGACACGGACTATCCTTATGGTGGTTTAAAAATTGTGGAAGGTTTTATTCCCAAGTACTTAAATCACTCACTCATTACCCCTGCTATTGCACCACACGCGCCTTACACTAATACTGAGGAGTCACTCAGTCAAGTAGCAGCACTGTCTTCAAGGTACAATATCCCCCTTTCCATTCATCTTAGTGAAATGACATTTGAAATGGATAAATATCAGAATGAATATGGAAAAACACCTATTGCTTACCTAGCTGATCTTGGTATTTTAAATTCTCGTGTTTTAGCAGCACACTGTATCTTTGCTACTCCAACAGATATACAAATTCTCAAAAAAAAGGACGTAGCAGTGGCTCACTGTATCGGTGCTAATACCAAATCTGCAAAAGGGATTGCTCCTATACAAGCTATGTTAGATGCTGGTATTCGAGTCGGTTTAGGAACAGATGGCCCAAGTAGTGGTAACACTCTAGATTTATTCACGCAGATGCGAATGCTTGCAAATTTCCATAAGACACACTTGAAAAATCGCGCTGCTTTTCCGGCTCGTGACATCGTTCGTTTAGCAACAATGGGAGGTGCTGAAGCGCTTGGAATGTCCGATCAAATTGGTTCGATTGAATTTGGAAAGAAAGCTGACCTTATTTTAATTGAAACCGAGTCAGTTAATATGTTTCCGATTTTTGATCCCTATGCAGTACTTGTCTACTCCGCTCATGTGGGCAATGTTCAAGATGTCTTTATTAATGGCGAGCAAGTAGTTGCGAATAAAACCCTTACGCAAGCTAACTTAGGAGAGCTTCGTGCAAGTCTAGATACTGAAATGATTGATTTTAGAAAGGAAGT
- a CDS encoding adenine deaminase C-terminal domain-containing protein — MVDLLITNARVFNSFLKVFEEKNITIKEGKFYYISSEDLTYLNPKKVLDANGKHLIPGFIDIHMHIESSMLPPASFSPLALSHGVTTIVADSHEIANVFGMEGILAFMEQETELDIYYAIPSSVPSTTPNQETTGGIIGLEEVKQLLNHPRVVALGEAMNFKGITSEPESLIRKILLETQKQKPMLPLEGHIPRVSGEDLAKFLFVGLTADHTHQSPESILEKISQGIFLEFQKKSITPENMSVINKYKLYEHMAIITDDIMADDFLLGHLNANVNAAISAGLPVEEAIYTATYTPARRIGFQDRGAIMPGYQADFILLDDLEEVVIHSVYKNGCLVSPNPPSFTFPPRFYHSVTCQPLTLEDLKFEINGDAICNVIKVEEVGTFTKHIQRIIKMKNGYLDWENSGLALIMVMERYGKNGQIGYGLVENALSKKGAIATTWAHDHHNLMVMGTSAADMVIAQNALLATQGGYLVSQDQIIKASCPLPIGGILSDLPANQVGEQLLRVREAMQDLGYKNTNEIMSFSTLSLPVSPKIKITDFGMMDVHTHAHIPLVERII, encoded by the coding sequence ATGGTTGATTTACTTATTACCAACGCGCGTGTTTTCAACAGCTTTCTAAAAGTTTTTGAAGAAAAAAACATTACCATTAAAGAAGGTAAATTTTATTATATTTCATCAGAAGATTTAACCTACTTAAATCCTAAAAAAGTTCTGGATGCTAATGGAAAACATCTGATTCCAGGATTTATTGATATTCATATGCATATTGAAAGCTCGATGCTTCCTCCTGCCAGCTTCTCACCTCTTGCTCTTTCTCATGGCGTTACTACAATAGTCGCTGATTCTCACGAGATTGCTAATGTATTTGGAATGGAAGGTATCTTAGCTTTTATGGAGCAAGAAACTGAATTGGACATCTACTATGCGATTCCCTCATCCGTTCCCTCTACGACTCCCAATCAGGAAACAACGGGTGGAATTATCGGTCTTGAAGAAGTAAAGCAATTGTTAAATCATCCACGTGTTGTAGCGTTAGGAGAAGCAATGAATTTTAAAGGAATTACATCTGAGCCTGAATCCCTTATTCGGAAGATTCTTCTTGAAACCCAAAAACAAAAACCGATGCTTCCACTTGAAGGGCACATTCCGCGTGTTTCGGGAGAAGATTTAGCTAAATTTTTATTTGTAGGGCTGACAGCTGATCATACGCATCAGTCACCTGAATCTATTTTAGAAAAGATTAGCCAAGGGATTTTTCTAGAATTTCAGAAAAAATCTATTACACCCGAAAACATGTCCGTTATTAATAAATATAAACTCTATGAGCATATGGCCATTATTACCGATGATATAATGGCTGATGATTTTCTACTTGGCCATTTGAACGCTAACGTTAATGCAGCCATATCAGCTGGTCTTCCAGTTGAAGAAGCCATTTACACTGCTACCTACACACCTGCACGTCGGATTGGTTTTCAGGACCGTGGTGCGATTATGCCTGGGTATCAGGCTGATTTTATCTTACTGGATGACTTAGAAGAAGTAGTCATCCACTCTGTCTATAAAAATGGCTGCTTAGTCAGCCCTAATCCTCCATCCTTCACTTTTCCTCCGCGATTTTATCATTCGGTTACTTGTCAGCCATTGACTCTTGAAGATTTAAAGTTCGAAATAAATGGTGATGCCATCTGTAACGTTATCAAGGTTGAAGAGGTTGGAACTTTTACTAAGCACATACAACGTATCATTAAAATGAAAAATGGCTATTTAGATTGGGAAAATAGTGGACTAGCACTTATTATGGTTATGGAGCGTTATGGTAAAAATGGCCAAATTGGCTATGGTCTCGTTGAGAATGCTCTGAGTAAAAAAGGTGCTATTGCAACAACTTGGGCACACGATCATCATAATTTGATGGTTATGGGAACTTCCGCAGCCGATATGGTCATAGCGCAGAACGCTCTATTGGCGACACAGGGTGGATACCTTGTTAGTCAAGACCAGATTATTAAAGCTTCCTGCCCACTACCAATTGGTGGCATTTTAAGTGATTTACCAGCTAATCAAGTAGGAGAACAGCTTTTACGTGTTCGCGAAGCTATGCAAGACTTGGGTTATAAAAACACGAATGAAATCATGTCTTTTTCGACTTTGTCACTACCTGTTTCTCCGAAAATAAAAATAACTGACTTTGGGATGATGGACGTTCATACACATGCGCATATCCCTTTAGTGGAGAGAATAATATGA